One window of the Vigna radiata var. radiata cultivar VC1973A chromosome 1, Vradiata_ver6, whole genome shotgun sequence genome contains the following:
- the LOC106772533 gene encoding extensin-2 isoform X2, translating into MATPKPNMGFPMASLTLTTLALTLISLTFSSHTLADNYIYSSPPPPPKPYYYHSPPPPPPKHSPPPPYYYHSPPPPKHSPPPPYYYHSPPPPKHSPPPPYYYHSPPPPKHSPPPPYYYHSPPPPKHSPPPPYYYHSPPPPKHSPPPPYYYHSPPPPKHSPPPPYYYHSPPPPKHSPPPPYYYHSPPPPKHSPPPPYYYHSPPPPKNPPYKYSSPPPPVYKYKSPPPPYKYPSPPPPPYKYPSPPPPVYKYKSPPPPVYKYKSPPPPYKYPSPPPPPYKYPSPPPPVYKYKSPPPPVYKYKSPPPPYKYPSPPPPPYKYPSPPPPVYKYKSPPPPVYKYKSPPPPVYKYKSPPPPVYKYKSPPPPVYKYKSPPPPVYKYKSPPPPVYKYKSPPPPYKYPSPPPPVYKYKSPPPPVYKYKSPPPPYKYPSPPPPPYKYPSPPPPVYKYKSPPPPVYKYKSPPPPVHSPPPPHYIYASPPPPYHY; encoded by the exons ATGGCAACACCAAAACCCAACATGGGGTTTCCAATGGCCTCTCTTACTCTTACTACTCTTGCATTAACCTTAATCTCCCTCACCTTCTCATCTCACACATTGGCTGACAACTACATCTACTCatctcctccaccaccaccaaagCCTTACTACTACCAttctcctccaccaccaccaccaaagcattctcctcctcctccataTTACTACCATTCTCCACCTCCACCAAAACATTCACCTCCTCCTCCCTATTACTACCACTCTCCTCCACCACCAAAGCATTCTCCTCCTCCCCCATATTACTACCACTCTCCACCTCCACCAAAGCATTCTCCTCCTCCACCCTACTACTACCACTCTCCTCCACCACCAAAGCACTCACCTCCTCCTCCA TATTACTACCAttctccaccaccaccaaaacACTCTCCTCCTCCTCCCTATTACTACCACTCTCCACCTCCACCAAAGCACTCTCCTCCTCCTCCCTATTATTACCACTCTCCTCCACCACCTAAGCACTCACCTCCTCCACCCTACTACTACCACTCTCCTCCACCACCAAAACACTCACCTCCTCCACCTTACTACTACCActctccaccaccaccaaagAACCCACCATACAAGTACTCATCTCCTCCACCACCAGTTTACAAGTACAAGTCCCCTCCTCCTCCCTACAAGTACCcatctcctcctcctccaccgtACAAGTACCCCTCTCCACCACCGCCAGTTTACAAGTATAAATCTCCTCCACCCCCAGTTTACAAATACAAgtctcctcctcctccttaCAAGTACCCatctcctccaccaccaccatacAAGTACCCTTCTCCTCCACCACCAGTATATAAATACAAGTCTCCTCCTCCTCCAGTTTACAAGTACAAGTCCCCCCCTCCTCCCTACAAATACCCATCTCCTCCACCTCCCCCATACAAATACCCTTCTCCTCCACCACCGGTTTATAAGTACAAGTCTCCACCACCACCGGTTTACAAGTACAAGTCTCCACCACCACCGGTTTATAAGTACAAGTCTCCACCACCACCGGTTTACAAGTACAAGTCTCCACCACCACCGGTTTATAAATACAAGTCTCCACCACCACCGGTTTACAAGTATAAGTCTCCACCACCACCGGTTTACAAATATAAGTCTCCACCACCACCCTACAAGTATCCTTCTCCACCACCCCCAGTCTACAAATACAAGTCACCTCCACCACCAGTTTACAAGTATAagtcaccaccaccaccctaCAAATACCCATCTCCTCCACCGCCACCCTACAAGTACCCATCTCCACCACCCCCGGTTTACAAATACAAATCCCCTCCACCCCCAGTTTACAAGTATAAGTCTCCCCCTCCTCCTGTTCATTCACCACCTCCACCACACTACATCTACGCATCCCCGCCTCCTCCATATCACTACTAG
- the LOC106772712 gene encoding RNA-binding protein 1 isoform X1 → MTDGYWNRQQALLPHSGMLKRPRSEYDMPASGLSSGNEIHNYIARDDDRTVHRMLKDTKTIGTAYDRYLQSGQVSSFASGEASTVGGIGLARGGGGGLPGHSLADPAVLGRHGGAGPDLPPNGRGVNYGGQLPVDAVSRPGPETVPLPPDASSTLYVEGLPSDSTRREVAHIFRPFVGYREVRLVSKESKHRGGDPLILCFVDFANPACAATAMSALQGYKVDELSPESSHLRLQFSRYPGPRSGPASRGKR, encoded by the exons ATGACGGACGGCTATTGGAATCGGCAACAGGCGCTTCTCCCCCACTCCGGCATGCTCAAGCGACCGCGTTCGGAAtatg aTATGCCAGCTTCTGGTCTGTCTTCAGGTAATGAGATTCATAATTATATTGCTCGTGATGATGACCGTACTGTTCACCGAATGCTAAAGGACACAAAAACAATTGGAACTGCTTATGACCGCTACCTTCAGAGTGGG CAGGTTTCTTCATTTGCCTCTGGGGAAGCCAGTACTGTTGGTGGTATTGGGTTGGCTAGGGGTGGTGGTGGGGGATTACCAGGCCATTCACTAGCTGATCCTGCTGTTTTGGGGCGTCATGGAGGTGCTGGTCCAGATCTACCACCAAATGGACGGGGTGTTAATTATGGTGGTCAGCTACCTGTAGATGCCGTTTCCAGGCCTGGACCTGAGACGGTACCTCTACCTCCAGATGCTTCTAGCACTTTGTATGTTGAAGGTCTTCCATCTGATAGCACAAGAAGAGAAGTGGCTC ATATTTTCCGCCCCTTTGTTGGATATAGAGAAGTGAGACTTGTGAGCAAAGAATCCAAACAT CGGGGTGGAGACCCTTTAATCCTTTGTTTTGTGGACTTTGCAAATCCAGCTTGTGCAGCAACTGCTATGAGTGCCTTGCAAG GTTATAAAGTTGATGAACTCAGCCCTGAGTCCAGTCACTTGCGGCTTCAGTTTTCTCGGTATCCTGGTCCAAGAAGTGGACCTGCATCTCGAGGTAAAAGATGA
- the LOC106772533 gene encoding extensin-2 isoform X1 produces the protein MATPKPNMGFPMASLTLTTLALTLISLTFSSHTLADNYIYSSPPPPPKPYYYHSPPPPPPKHSPPPPYYYHSPPPPKHSPPPPYYYHSPPPPKHSPPPPYYYHSPPPPKHSPPPPYYYHSPPPPKHSPPPPYYYHSPPPPKHSPPPPYYYHSPPPPKHSPPPPYYYHSPPPPKHSPPPPYYYHSPPPPKHSPPPPYYYHSPPPPKNPPYKYSSPPPPVYKYKSPPPPYKYPSPPPPPYKYPSPPPPVYKYKSPPPPVYKYKSPPPPYKYPSPPPPPYKYPSPPPPVYKYKSPPPPVYKYKSPPPPYKYPSPPPPPYKYPSPPPPVYKYKSPPPPVYKYKSPPPPVYKYKSPPPPVYKYKSPPPPVYKYKSPPPPVYKYKSPPPPVYKYKSPPPPYKYPSPPPPVYKYKSPPPPVYKYKSPPPPYKYPSPPPPPYKYPSPPPPVYKYKSPPPPVYKYKSPPPPVHSPPPPHYIYASPPPPYHY, from the exons ATGGCAACACCAAAACCCAACATGGGGTTTCCAATGGCCTCTCTTACTCTTACTACTCTTGCATTAACCTTAATCTCCCTCACCTTCTCATCTCACACATTGGCTGACAACTACATCTACTCatctcctccaccaccaccaaagCCTTACTACTACCAttctcctccaccaccaccaccaaagcattctcctcctcctccataTTACTACCATTCTCCACCTCCACCAAAACATTCACCTCCTCCTCCCTATTACTACCACTCTCCTCCACCACCAAAGCATTCTCCTCCTCCCCCATATTACTACCACTCTCCACCTCCACCAAAGCATTCTCCTCCTCCACCCTACTACTACCACTCTCCTCCACCACCAAAGCACTCACCTCCTCCTCCATATTACTACCAttctccaccaccaccaaaacACTCTCCTCCTCCTCCCTATTACTACCACTCTCCACCTCCAC CAAAGCACTCTCCTCCTCCTCCCTATTATTACCACTCTCCTCCACCACCTAAGCACTCACCTCCTCCACCCTACTACTACCACTCTCCTCCACCACCAAAACACTCACCTCCTCCACCTTACTACTACCActctccaccaccaccaaagAACCCACCATACAAGTACTCATCTCCTCCACCACCAGTTTACAAGTACAAGTCCCCTCCTCCTCCCTACAAGTACCcatctcctcctcctccaccgtACAAGTACCCCTCTCCACCACCGCCAGTTTACAAGTATAAATCTCCTCCACCCCCAGTTTACAAATACAAgtctcctcctcctccttaCAAGTACCCatctcctccaccaccaccatacAAGTACCCTTCTCCTCCACCACCAGTATATAAATACAAGTCTCCTCCTCCTCCAGTTTACAAGTACAAGTCCCCCCCTCCTCCCTACAAATACCCATCTCCTCCACCTCCCCCATACAAATACCCTTCTCCTCCACCACCGGTTTATAAGTACAAGTCTCCACCACCACCGGTTTACAAGTACAAGTCTCCACCACCACCGGTTTATAAGTACAAGTCTCCACCACCACCGGTTTACAAGTACAAGTCTCCACCACCACCGGTTTATAAATACAAGTCTCCACCACCACCGGTTTACAAGTATAAGTCTCCACCACCACCGGTTTACAAATATAAGTCTCCACCACCACCCTACAAGTATCCTTCTCCACCACCCCCAGTCTACAAATACAAGTCACCTCCACCACCAGTTTACAAGTATAagtcaccaccaccaccctaCAAATACCCATCTCCTCCACCGCCACCCTACAAGTACCCATCTCCACCACCCCCGGTTTACAAATACAAATCCCCTCCACCCCCAGTTTACAAGTATAAGTCTCCCCCTCCTCCTGTTCATTCACCACCTCCACCACACTACATCTACGCATCCCCGCCTCCTCCATATCACTACTAG
- the LOC106772712 gene encoding RNA-binding protein 1 isoform X2, with translation MTDGYWNRQQALLPHSGMLKRPRSEYDMPASGLSSGNEIHNYIARDDDRTVHRMLKDTKTIGTAYDRYLQSGVSSFASGEASTVGGIGLARGGGGGLPGHSLADPAVLGRHGGAGPDLPPNGRGVNYGGQLPVDAVSRPGPETVPLPPDASSTLYVEGLPSDSTRREVAHIFRPFVGYREVRLVSKESKHRGGDPLILCFVDFANPACAATAMSALQGYKVDELSPESSHLRLQFSRYPGPRSGPASRGKR, from the exons ATGACGGACGGCTATTGGAATCGGCAACAGGCGCTTCTCCCCCACTCCGGCATGCTCAAGCGACCGCGTTCGGAAtatg aTATGCCAGCTTCTGGTCTGTCTTCAGGTAATGAGATTCATAATTATATTGCTCGTGATGATGACCGTACTGTTCACCGAATGCTAAAGGACACAAAAACAATTGGAACTGCTTATGACCGCTACCTTCAGAGTGGG GTTTCTTCATTTGCCTCTGGGGAAGCCAGTACTGTTGGTGGTATTGGGTTGGCTAGGGGTGGTGGTGGGGGATTACCAGGCCATTCACTAGCTGATCCTGCTGTTTTGGGGCGTCATGGAGGTGCTGGTCCAGATCTACCACCAAATGGACGGGGTGTTAATTATGGTGGTCAGCTACCTGTAGATGCCGTTTCCAGGCCTGGACCTGAGACGGTACCTCTACCTCCAGATGCTTCTAGCACTTTGTATGTTGAAGGTCTTCCATCTGATAGCACAAGAAGAGAAGTGGCTC ATATTTTCCGCCCCTTTGTTGGATATAGAGAAGTGAGACTTGTGAGCAAAGAATCCAAACAT CGGGGTGGAGACCCTTTAATCCTTTGTTTTGTGGACTTTGCAAATCCAGCTTGTGCAGCAACTGCTATGAGTGCCTTGCAAG GTTATAAAGTTGATGAACTCAGCCCTGAGTCCAGTCACTTGCGGCTTCAGTTTTCTCGGTATCCTGGTCCAAGAAGTGGACCTGCATCTCGAGGTAAAAGATGA